In a single window of the Ignavibacteria bacterium genome:
- a CDS encoding alpha/beta hydrolase has product MKTVDVQFKNTRGFNLAGKIDMPFNEHIKHFAVFAHCFTCSMELKAISNINKILTKHGIAVLRFDMTGIGESEGRFPDSNFTTQIDDLYSAAEFLGKNYSYPELLIGHSLGGAAVLFATNQIGSAKALVTIASPEEPANLAVKLKRTKDRCIKMGVAETEIGGVKFNFKPQFFKDIESYNAAELQKGIHLPYLVLHSTVDTYSDISNAYTLYKRANEPKSIVSLDDIDHLMLKKEDASYVGEIIAAWAGKYLNANNK; this is encoded by the coding sequence ATGAAAACAGTAGATGTACAATTTAAAAACACCCGCGGATTCAATCTTGCAGGGAAAATTGATATGCCGTTTAATGAACATATTAAACATTTTGCAGTTTTTGCTCATTGTTTTACGTGTTCAATGGAGCTTAAAGCAATATCAAATATCAATAAAATACTGACAAAACACGGTATAGCAGTCTTAAGGTTTGATATGACAGGGATTGGCGAAAGTGAAGGCAGATTTCCGGACAGCAATTTTACTACCCAAATTGATGATCTATACTCAGCTGCAGAATTTTTAGGTAAAAATTATTCATATCCTGAATTGCTAATTGGTCATTCACTTGGCGGAGCTGCTGTATTATTTGCCACGAATCAAATAGGATCAGCTAAAGCGCTTGTTACAATCGCATCACCTGAAGAGCCGGCAAATCTTGCTGTTAAGCTTAAGAGAACAAAAGACCGCTGTATAAAAATGGGTGTTGCTGAAACTGAAATAGGAGGAGTCAAATTCAACTTTAAGCCGCAGTTCTTTAAGGATATTGAAAGCTATAACGCAGCAGAGCTGCAAAAAGGAATTCACCTGCCATACCTCGTATTGCATTCAACAGTTGATACTTATTCAGATATAAGTAATGCATATACTTTATATAAACGGGCTAATGAGCCAAAGAGTATAGTTTCACTTGATGATATTGATCATTTAATGCTTAAAAAAGAGGATGCATCTTATGTGGGTGAAATTATTGCCGCCTGGGCAGGCAAATACCTTAATGCAAATAACAAATAA
- a CDS encoding ABC transporter permease, producing MQENEFFKDKDKFSEAEKQRASHSLWYYSWIRFKRNKLAMAGLFTLIFLILVAISAGILAPFDPNDQTLEYATKPSGFKGNVLVKKALDGTDFIPIKNIKNVTNDSVFYSDYTGSERSIAKNELIEGTEKDWHIEPEYLLGTDRYGRDILSRLIYGSRISLSVGVISESIAIFIGVFLGALAGYFRGKTDAVIMWFINVVWSFPSILFIIALSVVLGKGFWQSFVAIGLTGWVDIARIVRGQFFSLRETEYVEATRALGYRPTRIIFRHILPNTIGPIIVTGTAGLATSIIFEASLSFLGLGVQPPTASWGQMVFDGYKYIVAGTNYGLALYPSLAIMITVFAVNLIGDGLRDAFDPKMRR from the coding sequence ATGCAGGAAAATGAATTTTTTAAAGATAAAGATAAGTTTTCTGAAGCCGAAAAACAAAGGGCTTCTCATAGCTTATGGTATTATTCCTGGATAAGATTTAAAAGAAATAAGCTTGCAATGGCGGGTTTATTTACCCTGATTTTTTTGATATTAGTGGCGATTTCAGCAGGAATTTTAGCTCCATTTGACCCTAATGATCAGACACTTGAATATGCCACAAAACCTTCCGGCTTTAAAGGAAATGTTCTTGTAAAAAAAGCGCTGGATGGTACTGATTTTATCCCTATAAAAAACATCAAAAATGTTACTAATGATTCAGTTTTTTATTCAGATTATACCGGATCTGAAAGATCAATAGCTAAAAATGAGTTAATTGAAGGAACTGAAAAAGACTGGCATATTGAACCGGAATATCTGCTTGGTACTGATAGATACGGCAGGGATATTTTAAGCAGGCTTATCTACGGAAGCAGGATCAGTTTATCAGTTGGTGTAATTTCCGAAAGTATTGCAATTTTTATTGGTGTTTTCCTCGGAGCGCTGGCAGGTTATTTCCGCGGTAAAACCGATGCTGTAATAATGTGGTTTATAAATGTAGTCTGGTCTTTCCCTTCGATATTATTTATTATTGCATTATCTGTTGTGCTTGGTAAAGGTTTTTGGCAGTCTTTTGTTGCGATCGGATTAACAGGTTGGGTTGATATTGCCAGGATCGTACGCGGACAGTTTTTTTCTCTGCGTGAAACTGAATACGTAGAAGCAACACGCGCACTGGGCTACAGGCCTACCAGGATAATTTTCAGGCATATTCTGCCTAATACTATTGGACCGATCATAGTAACGGGTACTGCGGGATTGGCAACATCAATAATTTTTGAAGCAAGCTTAAGCTTCCTTGGTCTCGGAGTTCAGCCGCCAACAGCCAGCTGGGGGCAGATGGTTTTCGACGGGTATAAATATATTGTTGCAGGAACAAACTACGGACTGGCTCTTTATCCTTCACTTGCAATAATGATCACAGTTTTTGCTGTCAACCTGATAGGTGACGGTTTAAGGGATGCATTTGATCCTAAGATGAGAAGATAA
- a CDS encoding SOS response-associated peptidase family protein, with translation MCTNYDRYITDKEIKKKMKSLKYPVKNDDDFTDEDYENLKQKDIRLTSDILSVAMKENTPVFTIMKWSINWNPKMPIYNSRIETIREQARWKSIFTKSRCLIPATAFYEYRPFENDPPEITKLKKDNKIKRKTKFSISVKDADFFFIGGIYVWNKDMNYCSMITTPPHKDLKKIPHHRCPYILLPEEAMEFIEGDPSYLLDNVDTLDSSKKLEIQQVSEF, from the coding sequence ATGTGTACAAATTACGACCGGTATATTACAGATAAAGAAATCAAAAAAAAGATGAAATCTCTAAAATATCCCGTTAAGAACGATGATGATTTTACAGATGAAGATTACGAAAACCTGAAGCAAAAAGATATTAGGTTAACATCTGATATACTTTCTGTTGCGATGAAGGAAAACACTCCTGTATTTACAATAATGAAGTGGTCAATAAATTGGAATCCAAAAATGCCAATTTATAACAGCCGCATAGAAACTATCCGCGAGCAGGCTCGCTGGAAAAGTATCTTTACTAAATCACGCTGCCTTATTCCTGCAACAGCATTTTATGAATACAGGCCGTTTGAAAACGATCCACCGGAAATAACAAAGTTAAAAAAAGATAACAAGATCAAACGCAAAACCAAGTTCAGTATTTCAGTAAAGGATGCAGATTTCTTTTTTATAGGCGGAATTTATGTATGGAACAAAGATATGAACTACTGCAGCATGATAACCACACCTCCGCATAAAGATCTGAAAAAGATCCCGCATCACCGGTGTCCCTACATATTACTTCCTGAAGAAGCTATGGAGTTTATTGAAGGAGACCCTTCTTACTTACTTGATAATGTAGATACCCTTGATAGTTCCAAAAAACTTGAAATTCAGCAGGTTTCTGAGTTTTAA
- the dprA gene encoding DNA-processing protein DprA: MNELKHLLFLTQIEGLGAIRTKRLIDKFGSAENVFNAAPSELAEIENISDKTAMLILNSYSGFKQFDDTFDEYISKADKLNISILPLSSPEYPDLLKRIYDPPVLLYLRGKQSPDKLINSIGIVGTRKPTDYGKKMAEKFAEELSSAGIAVVSGFARGVDTYAHKAVLKNKNASAITAAVFGCGVDMIYPPENKALYDEMLEKGLLISEYEISAFPDAVNFPKRNRIISGLSFGTIVIESDIDGGALITARTALDQSREVFAVPGYITSKVSHGTNALIKNGQAKLVENLDDILVEISNKLVGLKLNSVNGNSISVNEVPELNGNEKLVYDTFLMNLEPIHIDLISEKSGLNISDSLVTLLNMEFKGIVEQLPGKRFKLS, encoded by the coding sequence ATGAATGAATTAAAACACTTATTATTCTTAACTCAAATTGAAGGACTTGGCGCAATCCGCACCAAAAGGCTGATAGATAAGTTCGGCAGCGCAGAAAATGTGTTTAATGCTGCGCCATCGGAGCTAGCCGAAATTGAGAATATAAGTGATAAAACAGCAATGCTTATTCTTAATTCTTATTCAGGCTTTAAGCAGTTTGATGATACGTTTGATGAATATATTTCAAAAGCCGATAAGCTGAACATCAGCATTTTACCGCTTTCAAGTCCGGAATATCCTGATCTGTTAAAAAGAATTTACGATCCGCCGGTTTTGCTTTACCTGCGCGGCAAACAATCACCTGATAAGCTCATCAATTCAATTGGTATTGTTGGCACCAGGAAACCAACTGATTACGGGAAAAAAATGGCTGAAAAATTTGCTGAAGAGCTTTCCTCAGCAGGAATTGCTGTTGTAAGCGGTTTTGCCAGAGGAGTGGATACTTACGCTCATAAAGCTGTACTGAAAAATAAAAATGCTTCAGCAATTACTGCAGCGGTTTTTGGCTGCGGTGTAGATATGATCTATCCACCGGAAAATAAAGCTTTGTATGATGAAATGCTGGAAAAAGGATTGTTGATATCCGAATACGAAATATCAGCATTTCCTGATGCAGTGAACTTCCCCAAGCGAAACAGGATAATAAGCGGCCTTTCATTTGGAACAATTGTTATTGAAAGTGATATTGATGGAGGCGCGTTGATAACAGCGCGTACCGCTCTGGACCAATCGAGAGAGGTGTTCGCAGTACCGGGCTATATTACTTCTAAAGTAAGCCATGGCACAAATGCTTTGATAAAAAATGGACAGGCTAAGCTGGTTGAAAATCTTGATGACATTTTAGTCGAGATATCCAATAAGCTGGTTGGCTTGAAACTTAACAGCGTAAATGGTAATTCAATATCTGTAAACGAAGTACCGGAGCTAAACGGCAATGAAAAGCTGGTTTATGACACATTTTTGATGAATCTGGAGCCAATTCATATTGATCTTATATCAGAGAAATCGGGATTGAATA
- the rfbA gene encoding glucose-1-phosphate thymidylyltransferase RfbA, translated as MKGIILAGGAGSRMYPISQLYSKQLTLIYDKPLIYYPLSILMLGGIKDILIISNEETIPFYKKLFSDGKHLGLNIEYTLQSAPNGIAESFILGDKFIGNDSVTLILGDNIFYGKLDFFHRALERKSGATVFGYRVTDPERYGIVEFDENGKAISIEEKPAKPKSDFAVPGLYVYDNKVVEISKNLKPSPRGELEITDVNVEYMNRGELNVEKISRGVAWLDTGTPESLLQASNFFGAIEDRQGLKVACLEEISLHMGFVNLEQFEKAVSSMPKCAYREYLNKILHDKKK; from the coding sequence ATGAAGGGAATTATTCTAGCAGGCGGTGCAGGTTCAAGGATGTACCCCATAAGCCAGCTATACAGTAAACAATTGACCTTAATATATGATAAACCACTAATTTACTATCCTCTTTCAATTTTAATGCTTGGTGGGATAAAAGATATATTAATAATATCTAATGAAGAAACCATACCGTTTTATAAAAAATTATTCAGTGATGGTAAACACCTGGGGTTAAATATAGAATATACCCTGCAATCCGCCCCAAATGGAATTGCAGAGTCTTTCATTCTGGGTGATAAATTCATTGGAAATGACAGTGTTACGTTGATACTTGGGGATAATATTTTCTACGGTAAGCTGGATTTCTTTCACAGAGCGCTTGAAAGAAAAAGCGGAGCAACTGTTTTTGGCTACAGGGTAACTGACCCTGAGAGATACGGAATAGTAGAATTTGATGAAAATGGCAAAGCTATTTCAATTGAAGAAAAACCGGCTAAGCCAAAATCGGATTTTGCAGTCCCCGGCTTATATGTTTATGATAATAAAGTAGTGGAAATTTCCAAAAATCTAAAACCCTCTCCCCGCGGTGAACTTGAAATTACTGATGTAAATGTAGAATACATGAATCGCGGTGAGCTTAATGTAGAAAAGATAAGCCGCGGAGTAGCATGGCTGGATACCGGAACACCTGAATCACTTCTGCAGGCATCTAACTTTTTCGGGGCAATCGAAGACCGCCAGGGTTTAAAAGTTGCATGTTTAGAAGAAATATCTCTGCATATGGGATTTGTAAATCTTGAACAGTTTGAAAAAGCTGTATCATCTATGCCCAAATGTGCATACAGAGAGTATCTGAATAAAATACTACATGATAAAAAAAAGTGA